In Actinomycetota bacterium, the sequence GCGCTCGCGGTGGTGTGGTGGTTCGTGGTCCCGTCCGAGGCAAGCGACGAAACCGGGATCGGCAAGGCCGTCTTGCGGTACGGCCACTCGGCCGTGTGGGCGCTGCTGGCCGTGTCGGCACTGCTGATCGCGCTGGGAGCACCCCGCCGCGCCTACCAAGCCACAGCGATAGCGGCCGGCGCGGTCTACGCAGCCTTCGTGGCGGCCCTCGTCTTCTGAGCTCGGGGCGGGTCCGGCGGCGACCGTTGCCGGTGTCGATAGCCCGTCTGGTCATCACCGCTGTCGTTGTCCAGGGACGCTGCCACGGTCGATGGTCTGCCCCGGTGATCGCGCGATCGGCGTACTTGAATCTCGGGCACTGATGAGGAGGTCATCGTGCCGAGGAGGTACCCGGTCGAGTTCCGTCGCAAGGTGCTTGATCTGATCGAGGCCGGCAGGCCGGTCGTCGAGATCGCCGAGCAGCTCGGCGTGTCGGACCAGACGATCTACAACTGGCGGAACCAGGACCGCATCGATCGCGGGCTGCGTGCTGGTGTGACGACGGCGGAGTCGGCGGAACTCGCAGCAGCTCGGAAGCGGATCCGCGAGCTGGAGACCGAGCTGGCCGTGACCACGCGGGCCAACGAGCTGCTGAAGGCGCAGGCCGACCCAAAAGGAGATGGGAGGTCGTCGCCCAGATCGTGAGCGAGCACCTCCCTGCCGAAGTGGCGTGCCGGGTCGTCGGTGTGTCGGTGTCGGGGTTCTACGCCTGGCGCACTCGCACGCCGTCGGCGCGCAGTGTGCGCCACGCGATCCTCGCCGACGTCATCCGCGTTGTGCACGAAGAGTCCCGCCAGACCTACGGGGCGCGCCGGGTTCACGCTGAGCTCGTGCTCGGCCGCCAGATGACAGTCGCTCGTTGCACCGTCGAGCTAGTGATGCGCCGCCTCGGTCTCGCCGGTCTTCCGGGCCGGCCGAGGTTCCGCAAGATCCCGAACACGCCGACCGCCGAGGATCTCGTGAACCGGGACTTCGCCCGGACCGAGCCGAACCGGCTGTGGTTGACCGACATCACCGAGCACCGCACCCGCGAGGGCAAGGTGTACTGCGCGGTCGTGCTCGACGCGTTCTCCCGCCGAGTCGTGGGCTGGGCGATCGACAGCTCCCAGACCGCCAACCTCGTCGTCAACGCGCTCGGGATGGCGATCGAGAACCGCCAAGCCGAGGGCGTCGTGATCCACTCCGACCACGGAACGCAATACACGTCGTGGGCCTTCACCAGGCGAGCGCTCGACTCAGCGCTCGTCCCATCAATGGGATCGATCGGCGATTGCTACGACAACGGCCAGATGGAGTCATTCTGGGCGCGGATGCAAGTCGAGCTCCTGAACCGCAAGCGATGGAACACCAGGCTCGAGTTGGCCAACGCGATCTTCGAGTACCTTGAGATCTTCCACAACCGGCGACGCCGGCACTCATCACTCGGGATGCTCAGCCCGATCGAGTACGAGCGCCGTCACGCCCACCACACCGCCCGCGATCAAGCAAGCTGACCGCGCGGAACCCGGGGCACACGAGCATGATGGGCGAATGACATCGACATGGATTGTGGGCGTGGACGGATCGGACAACGCGCGGCACGCTGCTGAGTGGGCGATCGATCAAGCCGTCGGACGCGACGTGCGCATCGTCGTACTCGCGACGTGGACGCTCCCGATTGTCCCCATGGGTGCGATGTCCAGCATGGCCGTTCTGCCAGATTGGTCGGACCTCGAGTCCGAGTTACGGCGCTCTACCGAAGCGCTCGCGACAAAGCTCTCGCGCGACGGCGTGGAGGTCGAGGCCCGAATCGCCCAAGGGTCAGCGGCAGACGTACTGATTGAGGCCAGTCGTGAGGCTGATCTGCTCGTCGTCGGAGCGCGCGGGCTCGGCCGTGTCACGGGACTGGTGCTCGGGTCGGTCAGTCAGCGCTGTGTGTCGCACAGCGTCGCGCCCGTTGCGGTGATCGCGATGGAGGCGCCGCTCGGACCTGCCCGCCGCATTCTGGTCGGCTATGACGCTTCGGCGAACGCGCGGACAGCAGCGCAGTGGGCGCTCGGGTTCGCCCAACCCGACGCGGCAATCACCATTCTCGACGCACTCGGGATTGCCCCATGGCTCGCTCCGGACTTGGTCCGTGAGCGGTTCCCGGTCGAGGTCGAAGCCACCGAGGCAGAGTTCCGGACCCATATGGGCGAGCTTGACCCGGACAACCGCGCGGACCACTCATTCGTGATTGCCGATGCCCGCGTTGCCCTCCTGGACGCATCCACGCGTGCCGACCTCGTCGTGCTCGGTGCGCGTGGTCGAGGCAGACTCGCCGCGATGCTGCTCGGATCGACCACCACGTGGATGCTCCAGAGCGCTACCCGCGCGACGGTCGTGGTCCCGCTGCCGGAACGCGCCAGCGACTGACCGCTGCCGGACCCCCTGAGCCCGACGTGTGCCTCCGGCAGGATTCGAACCTGCGGCCAACGGATTAGAAGTCCGCCGCTCTGTCCAGCTGAGCTACGGAGGCGAGGCGCGCGCAAGATACCCGTCGAGAGGTATGCACCGGCGCGGTTACGTTGGACATCTCCCGACGAATCGAGGACGCGCCATGCCGAGGACCACCCCACGCCCGGCCGGGGCGCCGTGCTGGATCGACCTGATGACCTCCGACGTCGACGGAGCGTTGGCGTTCTACGGAGAGCTGTTCGGCTGGGAGTTCGAAGACGCCAGCAACGACGAGGGGGGCAGCTACCACCTCGCGTCCCTCGGCGGAGCCGTCGTCGCCGGCGTGATGGCCAAGCAGGAAGCCGAGTTCCCCGACTCCTGGAACGTCTACCTGGCTTCGTCGGACATCGCCGCCACGGCCCGCCGCGTGGAAGCCGCCGGTGGGACCATCGTCGTGCCGGTGATGCAGATCGACACCAGCGGCTCGATGATGGTGGTCGCCGACCCGGCCGGAGCGGTGGTGTCGGTGTGGCAGAGCGCGGACTTCGCCGGAACCGAATTGCTCGCCGAGCACGGCACGCCGATCTGGTTCGAGTCGCTCTCGAAGGACTACGAGCGCTCGCTCGCCTTCTACCGCGACGCGTTCGACTGGGAGTTGCACACCCTGAGCGACACAGATCAGTTCAGGTACACCACGCTCGGCGAGAGCGAAGTCGCGCGAGCAGGCATCATGGACGCCGCGTCGCTCGCGCCGGAGATCCCCTCGATGTGGCAGATCTACTTCGCCTCCGACGACGTCGACGCGACGGCGGCGAGGCTGTTGGCGCTCGGGGGAACCGAGGTGACCGCGGCGCACGACACCCCCTACGGACACCTCGGTGCGTATACCGACCCGACCGGCGCCTTCTTCTGCTTGTCGAGCATCGACTCCTGATCACCACGCGGACTGCTCGCCGCCACCCTCGTCACCGTCATCGCTGTCGCCGTCGTTCGCTTCTTCGTTGGCTGCGTCTTCGGCGGCTTGGGCTTGTTGGTTGCGCCAGCGGATGAGGGCGCGGAGGCGGTCGAGGTCGTCGATCGGTCTCACGGGTTGGGGTTTGACCTGGTGGTGGTCGCTGACGTCGGGGTGGCGGTTGTGGAAGGCGCACAGCAGCCTCCCGTTGAACTGGCTGGTCTGCCCGCCGTCGCGCCAGGGCGTGATGTGGTCGACGTCGCAACGCTCCACGCTCTGGTAGCAGCCCGAGGAGTGTTGGCAGCGGCGGTCACGGACTTCGATCGCGCGGCGTAGGGCGCCGGTGAAGCGGCGTTTGTGGGTGACGGCGATGACGGTGGTCTTGTTGTCGAAGATCACCGATTCCACTAGTGCGTCGTTGACCAGTCCGGCTGCTTGGCCGGGGGTGATCACGGTGCCGTTGGACAGCTCACACATGTGCCGCAAGGTTTCGTCGCCGACGAGCACGGTGACAAGTGGTCGTTGGCGGCCGGTCTTGGACGCGGCTGAGCGTTTGGCCATCTCCACCAACGCCGCCGCCCGCCGCTGCGTCACGGTTCTCACGACCAGTTGCGCCTTGTCGGCCAGCAGCAACTGGCGTTCCAAGCGGTTGAGTTCGTTGGTGAACACCGCCCCCGATATCGCGTCGAGTTGACCGTTGATCACCACCGTGCCGTCCAAGGTCGCCGACGCGTGCAACGCGTTGGCGCTCTCGTTGCGCTCGGCCTCGTCCTCCGCCGCGGCGGCGTCGGCGCGTTGGCGCCAGTAGCGGACGAGCCGTTCGGCGTCGGGGAACGGCAACCGGGCGCATTGGTCGACGAGCCATTCCTCGCTGTCGGCGAACGCCGCTTGGCAGGGTTCCTTGCGCGCCCTGGCGAACAGGTACACGTGATCCAACGACAACCGACCGGCCTCGATCGCCGCTGCGGTCTTCGTCATCACGGCAAGATCCCGCGCCCGAGCGAGCTCCACCCGCGCCGAGTGCGTTGAGGTGTTCGTCTCTCGGGCCAGGCGGTGGGCGGGGCTGCGCGACCCGTCTGCGGCCCACACCCCACGTGT encodes:
- a CDS encoding DUF222 domain-containing protein; translated protein: MEPAVGVVGVEEEALAALNAGVDALSRLDLVELSDDRLHALTVAVQRCTARLGVARAAMVRRWDTRGVWAADGSRSPAHRLARETNTSTHSARVELARARDLAVMTKTAAAIEAGRLSLDHVYLFARARKEPCQAAFADSEEWLVDQCARLPFPDAERLVRYWRQRADAAAAEDEAERNESANALHASATLDGTVVINGQLDAISGAVFTNELNRLERQLLLADKAQLVVRTVTQRRAAALVEMAKRSAASKTGRQRPLVTVLVGDETLRHMCELSNGTVITPGQAAGLVNDALVESVIFDNKTTVIAVTHKRRFTGALRRAIEVRDRRCQHSSGCYQSVERCDVDHITPWRDGGQTSQFNGRLLCAFHNRHPDVSDHHQVKPQPVRPIDDLDRLRALIRWRNQQAQAAEDAANEEANDGDSDDGDEGGGEQSAW
- a CDS encoding VOC family protein, whose amino-acid sequence is MPRTTPRPAGAPCWIDLMTSDVDGALAFYGELFGWEFEDASNDEGGSYHLASLGGAVVAGVMAKQEAEFPDSWNVYLASSDIAATARRVEAAGGTIVVPVMQIDTSGSMMVVADPAGAVVSVWQSADFAGTELLAEHGTPIWFESLSKDYERSLAFYRDAFDWELHTLSDTDQFRYTTLGESEVARAGIMDAASLAPEIPSMWQIYFASDDVDATAARLLALGGTEVTAAHDTPYGHLGAYTDPTGAFFCLSSIDS
- a CDS encoding universal stress protein: MTSTWIVGVDGSDNARHAAEWAIDQAVGRDVRIVVLATWTLPIVPMGAMSSMAVLPDWSDLESELRRSTEALATKLSRDGVEVEARIAQGSAADVLIEASREADLLVVGARGLGRVTGLVLGSVSQRCVSHSVAPVAVIAMEAPLGPARRILVGYDASANARTAAQWALGFAQPDAAITILDALGIAPWLAPDLVRERFPVEVEATEAEFRTHMGELDPDNRADHSFVIADARVALLDASTRADLVVLGARGRGRLAAMLLGSTTTWMLQSATRATVVVPLPERASD